The following are encoded in a window of Cyprinus carpio isolate SPL01 chromosome A13, ASM1834038v1, whole genome shotgun sequence genomic DNA:
- the LOC109069995 gene encoding suppressor of fused homolog isoform X2 produces MDEMRPSSGAAAHLGLASIFPPGLQAIYGESRRLYPDQANPLQVTAIVKYWLGGPDPLDYISMYRNVGCPGQDIPEHWHYVSLGLSDLYGDNRVHEFTGQEGPSGFGFELTFRLKREAGETAPPTWPAELMQGLARYVFQSENTFCSGDHISWHSPLDNSESRIQHMLLTEDPQMLPVQTPFGHVSFLQIVGVCTEELQAAQQWNGQGILDLLRGVHIAGGPWLITDMRRGETIFDIDPHMQERVDKGIETDGSNLSGVSAKCAWDDLSRPPEDEDDSRSICIGSQPRRLSDKDTEQIREALRKGLEIKSKSVLPPISSQRHSHDRPQQSVGHFQTQQISRSRKNSLESESSAAIVPHELVRTRQLESVHLKFNQESGTLLPLCLRGRLLHGRHFTYKSINGDTAITFVSTGVEGAFATEEHPYAAHGPWLQILLTEEFVEQMLADIQDLSTREVSKLPKEYSWPDKKLKISVLPDTVFDSPLQ; encoded by the exons ATGGATGAGATGCGGCCTAGCAGCGGGGCAGCAGCGCACCTCGGCCTCGCCTCGATCTTTCCCCCGGGACTGCAGGCCATTTATGGGGAATCCAGGCGCCTGTATCCCGATCAGGCGAACCCGCTGCAAGTCACAGCCATTGTGAAGTATTG GTTAGGGGGTCCAGATCCTCTAGACTACATTAGTATGTACAGAAACGTGGGATGTCCCGGACAAGATATACCAGAACACTGGCACTATGTCAGCTTGGGTCTAAGTGACTTGTACGGGGACAACAGAGTTCATGA ATTCACAGGTCAAGAGGGCCCAAGTGGTTTTGGTTTTGAGCTCACATTTCGCTTGAAGAGAGAAGCAGGAGAGACGGCACCCCCTACCTGGCCAGCCGAGCTCATGCAAGGCTTGGCTCGATACGTGTTTCAATCAG AAAACACATTCTGTAGTGGAGATCACATTTCGTGGCACAGTCCGTTGGACAACAGCGAGTCTAGAATCCAGCATATGTTACTCACGGAGGACCCCCAGATGCTGCCAGTGCAGACCCCCTTTGGTCACGTCAGCTTCCTTCAG ATTGTGGGTGTTTGCACAGAGGAGCTGCAGGCAGCGCAGCAGTGGAACGGTCAAGGCATTCTGGACCTGCTGAGAGGAGTGCACAT TGCTGGGGGTCCATGGTTAATCACTGACATGAGAAGAGGGGAAACTATATTTGACATTGATCCACATATGCAA GAACGAGTGGATAAGGGCATAGAGACGGACGGCTCTAACCTGAGCGGGGTCAGTGCCAAGTGTGCCTGGGATGACTTGAGCCGACCTCCCGAGGATGAGGACGACAGCCGGAGCATTTGCATTGGGTCACAGCCACGCAGGCTGTCAGACAAAG ACACAGAACAGATTAGAGAGGCCCTGAGGAAAGGACTGGAGATTAAGAGCAAGTCTGTCCTGCCTCCCATCAGCAGTCAGAGGCACAGTCACGACCGGCCACA ACAATCAGTTGGACATTTCCAGACCCAGCAGATATCAAG GAGCCGTAAGAACAGTCTAGAGAGTGAGAGCTCAGCAGCGATTGTCCCTCACGAGTTGGTGCGAACACGACAGCTGGAAAGCGTGCATCTGAAGTTCAACCAGGAGTCTGGGACTCTTCTCCCACTGTGCCTTAG AGGCCGTCTGCTTCATGGCCGACATTTCACATATAAAAGCATTAATGGAGATACAGCAATCACCTTCGTATCCACTGGGGTAGAAGGGGCCTTTGCCACAGAAGAGCATCCGTATGCTGCACATGGACCATGGCTACAG ATACTCCTTACTGAGGAGTTTGTAGAGCAGATGCTAGCTGACATTCAGGATTTGAGCACCCGTGAAGTG TCTAAGCTGCCTAAGGAGTACAGCTGGCCTGATAAGAAGCTAAAGATCTCTGTCCTGCCAGACACAGTGTTTGACAGCCCACTGCAATAA
- the LOC109069995 gene encoding suppressor of fused homolog isoform X3, with amino-acid sequence MRPSSGAAAHLGLASIFPPGLQAIYGESRRLYPDQANPLQVTAIVKYWLGGPDPLDYISMYRNVGCPGQDIPEHWHYVSLGLSDLYGDNRVHEFTGQEGPSGFGFELTFRLKREAGETAPPTWPAELMQGLARYVFQSENTFCSGDHISWHSPLDNSESRIQHMLLTEDPQMLPVQTPFGHVSFLQIVGVCTEELQAAQQWNGQGILDLLRGVHIAGGPWLITDMRRGETIFDIDPHMQQERVDKGIETDGSNLSGVSAKCAWDDLSRPPEDEDDSRSICIGSQPRRLSDKDTEQIREALRKGLEIKSKSVLPPISSQRHSHDRPQQSVGHFQTQQISRSRKNSLESESSAAIVPHELVRTRQLESVHLKFNQESGTLLPLCLRGRLLHGRHFTYKSINGDTAITFVSTGVEGAFATEEHPYAAHGPWLQILLTEEFVEQMLADIQDLSTREVSKLPKEYSWPDKKLKISVLPDTVFDSPLQ; translated from the exons ATGCGGCCTAGCAGCGGGGCAGCAGCGCACCTCGGCCTCGCCTCGATCTTTCCCCCGGGACTGCAGGCCATTTATGGGGAATCCAGGCGCCTGTATCCCGATCAGGCGAACCCGCTGCAAGTCACAGCCATTGTGAAGTATTG GTTAGGGGGTCCAGATCCTCTAGACTACATTAGTATGTACAGAAACGTGGGATGTCCCGGACAAGATATACCAGAACACTGGCACTATGTCAGCTTGGGTCTAAGTGACTTGTACGGGGACAACAGAGTTCATGA ATTCACAGGTCAAGAGGGCCCAAGTGGTTTTGGTTTTGAGCTCACATTTCGCTTGAAGAGAGAAGCAGGAGAGACGGCACCCCCTACCTGGCCAGCCGAGCTCATGCAAGGCTTGGCTCGATACGTGTTTCAATCAG AAAACACATTCTGTAGTGGAGATCACATTTCGTGGCACAGTCCGTTGGACAACAGCGAGTCTAGAATCCAGCATATGTTACTCACGGAGGACCCCCAGATGCTGCCAGTGCAGACCCCCTTTGGTCACGTCAGCTTCCTTCAG ATTGTGGGTGTTTGCACAGAGGAGCTGCAGGCAGCGCAGCAGTGGAACGGTCAAGGCATTCTGGACCTGCTGAGAGGAGTGCACAT TGCTGGGGGTCCATGGTTAATCACTGACATGAGAAGAGGGGAAACTATATTTGACATTGATCCACATATGCAA CAGGAACGAGTGGATAAGGGCATAGAGACGGACGGCTCTAACCTGAGCGGGGTCAGTGCCAAGTGTGCCTGGGATGACTTGAGCCGACCTCCCGAGGATGAGGACGACAGCCGGAGCATTTGCATTGGGTCACAGCCACGCAGGCTGTCAGACAAAG ACACAGAACAGATTAGAGAGGCCCTGAGGAAAGGACTGGAGATTAAGAGCAAGTCTGTCCTGCCTCCCATCAGCAGTCAGAGGCACAGTCACGACCGGCCACA ACAATCAGTTGGACATTTCCAGACCCAGCAGATATCAAG GAGCCGTAAGAACAGTCTAGAGAGTGAGAGCTCAGCAGCGATTGTCCCTCACGAGTTGGTGCGAACACGACAGCTGGAAAGCGTGCATCTGAAGTTCAACCAGGAGTCTGGGACTCTTCTCCCACTGTGCCTTAG AGGCCGTCTGCTTCATGGCCGACATTTCACATATAAAAGCATTAATGGAGATACAGCAATCACCTTCGTATCCACTGGGGTAGAAGGGGCCTTTGCCACAGAAGAGCATCCGTATGCTGCACATGGACCATGGCTACAG ATACTCCTTACTGAGGAGTTTGTAGAGCAGATGCTAGCTGACATTCAGGATTTGAGCACCCGTGAAGTG TCTAAGCTGCCTAAGGAGTACAGCTGGCCTGATAAGAAGCTAAAGATCTCTGTCCTGCCAGACACAGTGTTTGACAGCCCACTGCAATAA
- the LOC109087018 gene encoding RING finger protein 145-like, whose product MPRLEEVANVVLRVPSILVLEMLYKCDIDSFTDHLKARTGDMLFKYKYVIWNMYYLGHIVSAVVLLLPLGHIIQLYLHVLCALLLYMGHQIVRDYVRDEPQYGYDGALFLDSPALNRFVTALTSQIIVSTLCAFLMRTRHVWLFSAHLLPLLARVVSVRLDWLLTLSSVAMMITGAEVAVFLLANFFVPYRLARAAYREIMVIEVTELFRLMAVGVSVWHGFAVPVLFSVFWYVLFGVQLVTNYGTVTAVQQGLLLYFLTSVSECCASPYSLLGLTFVVSYTALGLLSLCKVYLGGFSALQNHNVMHRGVTEGVTLLLLALQTGLLDMASLQRCFLLFIILFIILISTLQSMSEITEPVVLGLGASRNRSVWKHLRGLSMCGFLLVFPGFMAYKISQIFSMDFWLLILASSCMLTSLQVTGTLLIYSLFMVEVWRGAALPCFDEIVYYVNGVCRLLEFAVAVCVVAYGVWESLWGEWSWMGVSIIIIHSYCNVWLRAQSGWKSFLLRQEAARKISVLPRASAEQLHDHNDVCAICFQDMTSAVITYCDHFFHGTCLRKWLYVQETCPMCHASIKPSSANPKAAADEAPPTHRNPPPSEQPPSPETHQQEEQGSQGDSVYSAETNCDESDNKYSNSERNCSKESLQHLRYGANGDSEGVASTVPFCLSDGEPEVASQELREAD is encoded by the exons ATGCCCCGACTAGAGGAGGTGGCTAATGTTGTCCTCAGGGTGCCCAGCATCTTGGTGTTGGAGATGCTGTATAAATGTGACATTGACAGCTTCACGGATCATCTCAAAGCGAGGACAGGAGACATGCTCTTCAAGTACAAATATGTCATCTGGAACATGTATTACTTGG GTCACATAGTGAGCGCCGTGGTGCTGCTGTTGCCTCTTGGACATATTATCCAGCTCTACCTGCATGTTCTCTGTGCCCTGCTACTTTACATGGGTCATCAGATTGTCAG AGATTATGTAAGAGATGAACCTCAGTACGGATATGATGGTGCGCTCTTTCTGGATTCTCCGGCACTGAACCGTTTCGTGACTGCGCTCACCA GTCAGATAATAGTCAGCACGCTGTGTGCCTTCCTCATGCGGACTCGACATGTTTGGCTGTTCTCAGCGCACTTGCTCCCTCTTCTGGCGCGAGTGGTGTCTGTCCGTCTAGACTGGCTCCTCACACTCTCCTCCGTGGCCATGATGATCACAGGGGCCGAGGTGGCCGTCTTCCTCCTCGCTAACTTCTTTGTGCCGTACAGACTGGCCAGAGCCGCTTACAGAGAGATCATGGTGATAGag GTGACTGAGTTGTTCAGACTGATGGCGGTTGGAGTATCTGTCTGGCATGGCTTTGCTGTGCCTGTATTGTTTAGTGTTTTCTGGTATGTGCTGTTCGGAGTGCAACTTGTTACCAATTATGGCACCGTCACTGCTGTCCAACAGGGTCTGCTACTCTACTTCCTCACCAG tgtgtCTGAATGCTGTGCTAGCCCATACTCCCTGCTTGGCTTAACGTTTGTGGTGTCTTATACGGCACTGGGACTTCTGAGTCTCTGTAAGGTCTATCTTGGAGGATTCAGCGCTCTCCAGAACCATAATGTCATGCACAG gGGTGTGACAGAGGGAGTGACTCTGCTGCTGCTGGCCCTGCAGACTGGGTTGTTGGACATGGCGTCTCTACAGCGCTGCTTTCTGCTCTTTATCATCCTCTTCATCATTCTCATATCTACTCTACAAAGCATGAGTGAGATCACAGAGCCTGTTGTGTTGGGGCTCGGAGCTAGTAGAAACAG AAGTGTGTGGAAGCACTTGCGTGGTTTATCTATGTGTGGATTTCTGCTGGTATTTCCGGGATTCATGGCCTACAAGATCTCCCAGATTTTCAGCATGGATTTCTGGCTGCTGATCTTGGCCTCTAGCTGTATGCTCACCTCACTGCAG GTGACAGGCACTCTGCTGATCTACAGCCTGTTCATGGTGGAGGTCTGGCGCGGTGCTGCCCTGCCTTGCTTTGATGAGATTGTTTATTACGTGAATGGAGTGTGCCGTTTGCTTGAGTTCGCggtggctgtgtgtgtggtggcatACGGGGTGTGGGAGTCACTGTGGGGAGAGTGGAGCTGGATGGGAGTGTCGATCATTATCATCCACTCCTACTGCAATGTGTGGCTACGTGCCCAGTCTGGCTGGAAAAGCTTCTTGCTTAGACAGGAAGCTGCTCGCAAAATCAGTGTACTTCCACGAGCCAGCGCAGAGCAGCTGCACGACCACAATGATGTCTGTGCCATCTGCTTCCAG GACATGACATCAGCGGTGATCACATACTGTGATCATTTCTTCCATGGCACCTGTTTGAGAAAGTGGCTCTATGTGCAAGAGACGTGCCCCATGTGCCATGCCTCCATCAAACCCTCCTCGGCTAATCCCAAAGCTGCGGCAGATGAAGCTCCACCGACCCACCGAAACCCACCTCCATCAGAGCAACCGCCTTCTCCTGAGACCCATCAGCAGGAGGAGCAGGGATCACAGGGAGACAGTGTTTACTCTGCAGAGACGAACTGTGATGAGTCTGACAATAAATACTCAAACTCCGAGAGGAATTGTAGCAAGGAGAGTCTCCAACACTTGCGCTATGGTGCAAATGGTGATTCTGAAGGTGTGGCAAGTACTGTACCCTTTTGCTTATCAGATGGAGAACCTGAAGTAGCTTCTCAGGAGCTTAGGGAAGCAGACTGA
- the LOC109069995 gene encoding suppressor of fused homolog isoform X1: MDEMRPSSGAAAHLGLASIFPPGLQAIYGESRRLYPDQANPLQVTAIVKYWLGGPDPLDYISMYRNVGCPGQDIPEHWHYVSLGLSDLYGDNRVHEFTGQEGPSGFGFELTFRLKREAGETAPPTWPAELMQGLARYVFQSENTFCSGDHISWHSPLDNSESRIQHMLLTEDPQMLPVQTPFGHVSFLQIVGVCTEELQAAQQWNGQGILDLLRGVHIAGGPWLITDMRRGETIFDIDPHMQQERVDKGIETDGSNLSGVSAKCAWDDLSRPPEDEDDSRSICIGSQPRRLSDKDTEQIREALRKGLEIKSKSVLPPISSQRHSHDRPQQSVGHFQTQQISRSRKNSLESESSAAIVPHELVRTRQLESVHLKFNQESGTLLPLCLRGRLLHGRHFTYKSINGDTAITFVSTGVEGAFATEEHPYAAHGPWLQILLTEEFVEQMLADIQDLSTREVSKLPKEYSWPDKKLKISVLPDTVFDSPLQ; the protein is encoded by the exons ATGGATGAGATGCGGCCTAGCAGCGGGGCAGCAGCGCACCTCGGCCTCGCCTCGATCTTTCCCCCGGGACTGCAGGCCATTTATGGGGAATCCAGGCGCCTGTATCCCGATCAGGCGAACCCGCTGCAAGTCACAGCCATTGTGAAGTATTG GTTAGGGGGTCCAGATCCTCTAGACTACATTAGTATGTACAGAAACGTGGGATGTCCCGGACAAGATATACCAGAACACTGGCACTATGTCAGCTTGGGTCTAAGTGACTTGTACGGGGACAACAGAGTTCATGA ATTCACAGGTCAAGAGGGCCCAAGTGGTTTTGGTTTTGAGCTCACATTTCGCTTGAAGAGAGAAGCAGGAGAGACGGCACCCCCTACCTGGCCAGCCGAGCTCATGCAAGGCTTGGCTCGATACGTGTTTCAATCAG AAAACACATTCTGTAGTGGAGATCACATTTCGTGGCACAGTCCGTTGGACAACAGCGAGTCTAGAATCCAGCATATGTTACTCACGGAGGACCCCCAGATGCTGCCAGTGCAGACCCCCTTTGGTCACGTCAGCTTCCTTCAG ATTGTGGGTGTTTGCACAGAGGAGCTGCAGGCAGCGCAGCAGTGGAACGGTCAAGGCATTCTGGACCTGCTGAGAGGAGTGCACAT TGCTGGGGGTCCATGGTTAATCACTGACATGAGAAGAGGGGAAACTATATTTGACATTGATCCACATATGCAA CAGGAACGAGTGGATAAGGGCATAGAGACGGACGGCTCTAACCTGAGCGGGGTCAGTGCCAAGTGTGCCTGGGATGACTTGAGCCGACCTCCCGAGGATGAGGACGACAGCCGGAGCATTTGCATTGGGTCACAGCCACGCAGGCTGTCAGACAAAG ACACAGAACAGATTAGAGAGGCCCTGAGGAAAGGACTGGAGATTAAGAGCAAGTCTGTCCTGCCTCCCATCAGCAGTCAGAGGCACAGTCACGACCGGCCACA ACAATCAGTTGGACATTTCCAGACCCAGCAGATATCAAG GAGCCGTAAGAACAGTCTAGAGAGTGAGAGCTCAGCAGCGATTGTCCCTCACGAGTTGGTGCGAACACGACAGCTGGAAAGCGTGCATCTGAAGTTCAACCAGGAGTCTGGGACTCTTCTCCCACTGTGCCTTAG AGGCCGTCTGCTTCATGGCCGACATTTCACATATAAAAGCATTAATGGAGATACAGCAATCACCTTCGTATCCACTGGGGTAGAAGGGGCCTTTGCCACAGAAGAGCATCCGTATGCTGCACATGGACCATGGCTACAG ATACTCCTTACTGAGGAGTTTGTAGAGCAGATGCTAGCTGACATTCAGGATTTGAGCACCCGTGAAGTG TCTAAGCTGCCTAAGGAGTACAGCTGGCCTGATAAGAAGCTAAAGATCTCTGTCCTGCCAGACACAGTGTTTGACAGCCCACTGCAATAA
- the LOC109069995 gene encoding suppressor of fused homolog isoform X4, with amino-acid sequence MDEMRPSSGAAAHLGLASIFPPGLQAIYGESRRLYPDQANPLQVTAIVKYWLGGPDPLDYISMYRNVGCPGQDIPEHWHYVSLGLSDLYGDNRVHEFTGQEGPSGFGFELTFRLKREAGETAPPTWPAELMQGLARYVFQSENTFCSGDHISWHSPLDNSESRIQHMLLTEDPQMLPVQTPFGHVSFLQIVGVCTEELQAAQQWNGQGILDLLRGVHIAGGPWLITDMRRGETIFDIDPHMQQERVDKGIETDGSNLSGVSAKCAWDDLSRPPEDEDDSRSICIGSQPRRLSDKDTEQIREALRKGLEIKSKSVLPPISSQRHSHDRPQSRKNSLESESSAAIVPHELVRTRQLESVHLKFNQESGTLLPLCLRGRLLHGRHFTYKSINGDTAITFVSTGVEGAFATEEHPYAAHGPWLQILLTEEFVEQMLADIQDLSTREVSKLPKEYSWPDKKLKISVLPDTVFDSPLQ; translated from the exons ATGGATGAGATGCGGCCTAGCAGCGGGGCAGCAGCGCACCTCGGCCTCGCCTCGATCTTTCCCCCGGGACTGCAGGCCATTTATGGGGAATCCAGGCGCCTGTATCCCGATCAGGCGAACCCGCTGCAAGTCACAGCCATTGTGAAGTATTG GTTAGGGGGTCCAGATCCTCTAGACTACATTAGTATGTACAGAAACGTGGGATGTCCCGGACAAGATATACCAGAACACTGGCACTATGTCAGCTTGGGTCTAAGTGACTTGTACGGGGACAACAGAGTTCATGA ATTCACAGGTCAAGAGGGCCCAAGTGGTTTTGGTTTTGAGCTCACATTTCGCTTGAAGAGAGAAGCAGGAGAGACGGCACCCCCTACCTGGCCAGCCGAGCTCATGCAAGGCTTGGCTCGATACGTGTTTCAATCAG AAAACACATTCTGTAGTGGAGATCACATTTCGTGGCACAGTCCGTTGGACAACAGCGAGTCTAGAATCCAGCATATGTTACTCACGGAGGACCCCCAGATGCTGCCAGTGCAGACCCCCTTTGGTCACGTCAGCTTCCTTCAG ATTGTGGGTGTTTGCACAGAGGAGCTGCAGGCAGCGCAGCAGTGGAACGGTCAAGGCATTCTGGACCTGCTGAGAGGAGTGCACAT TGCTGGGGGTCCATGGTTAATCACTGACATGAGAAGAGGGGAAACTATATTTGACATTGATCCACATATGCAA CAGGAACGAGTGGATAAGGGCATAGAGACGGACGGCTCTAACCTGAGCGGGGTCAGTGCCAAGTGTGCCTGGGATGACTTGAGCCGACCTCCCGAGGATGAGGACGACAGCCGGAGCATTTGCATTGGGTCACAGCCACGCAGGCTGTCAGACAAAG ACACAGAACAGATTAGAGAGGCCCTGAGGAAAGGACTGGAGATTAAGAGCAAGTCTGTCCTGCCTCCCATCAGCAGTCAGAGGCACAGTCACGACCGGCCACA GAGCCGTAAGAACAGTCTAGAGAGTGAGAGCTCAGCAGCGATTGTCCCTCACGAGTTGGTGCGAACACGACAGCTGGAAAGCGTGCATCTGAAGTTCAACCAGGAGTCTGGGACTCTTCTCCCACTGTGCCTTAG AGGCCGTCTGCTTCATGGCCGACATTTCACATATAAAAGCATTAATGGAGATACAGCAATCACCTTCGTATCCACTGGGGTAGAAGGGGCCTTTGCCACAGAAGAGCATCCGTATGCTGCACATGGACCATGGCTACAG ATACTCCTTACTGAGGAGTTTGTAGAGCAGATGCTAGCTGACATTCAGGATTTGAGCACCCGTGAAGTG TCTAAGCTGCCTAAGGAGTACAGCTGGCCTGATAAGAAGCTAAAGATCTCTGTCCTGCCAGACACAGTGTTTGACAGCCCACTGCAATAA
- the LOC109069995 gene encoding suppressor of fused homolog isoform X5 produces the protein MDEMRPSSGAAAHLGLASIFPPGLQAIYGESRRLYPDQANPLQVTAIVKYWLGGPDPLDYISMYRNVGCPGQDIPEHWHYVSLGLSDLYGDNRVHEFTGQEGPSGFGFELTFRLKREAGETAPPTWPAELMQGLARYVFQSENTFCSGDHISWHSPLDNSESRIQHMLLTEDPQMLPVQTPFGHVSFLQIVGVCTEELQAAQQWNGQGILDLLRGVHIAGGPWLITDMRRGETIFDIDPHMQERVDKGIETDGSNLSGVSAKCAWDDLSRPPEDEDDSRSICIGSQPRRLSDKDTEQIREALRKGLEIKSKSVLPPISSQRHSHDRPQSRKNSLESESSAAIVPHELVRTRQLESVHLKFNQESGTLLPLCLRGRLLHGRHFTYKSINGDTAITFVSTGVEGAFATEEHPYAAHGPWLQILLTEEFVEQMLADIQDLSTREVSKLPKEYSWPDKKLKISVLPDTVFDSPLQ, from the exons ATGGATGAGATGCGGCCTAGCAGCGGGGCAGCAGCGCACCTCGGCCTCGCCTCGATCTTTCCCCCGGGACTGCAGGCCATTTATGGGGAATCCAGGCGCCTGTATCCCGATCAGGCGAACCCGCTGCAAGTCACAGCCATTGTGAAGTATTG GTTAGGGGGTCCAGATCCTCTAGACTACATTAGTATGTACAGAAACGTGGGATGTCCCGGACAAGATATACCAGAACACTGGCACTATGTCAGCTTGGGTCTAAGTGACTTGTACGGGGACAACAGAGTTCATGA ATTCACAGGTCAAGAGGGCCCAAGTGGTTTTGGTTTTGAGCTCACATTTCGCTTGAAGAGAGAAGCAGGAGAGACGGCACCCCCTACCTGGCCAGCCGAGCTCATGCAAGGCTTGGCTCGATACGTGTTTCAATCAG AAAACACATTCTGTAGTGGAGATCACATTTCGTGGCACAGTCCGTTGGACAACAGCGAGTCTAGAATCCAGCATATGTTACTCACGGAGGACCCCCAGATGCTGCCAGTGCAGACCCCCTTTGGTCACGTCAGCTTCCTTCAG ATTGTGGGTGTTTGCACAGAGGAGCTGCAGGCAGCGCAGCAGTGGAACGGTCAAGGCATTCTGGACCTGCTGAGAGGAGTGCACAT TGCTGGGGGTCCATGGTTAATCACTGACATGAGAAGAGGGGAAACTATATTTGACATTGATCCACATATGCAA GAACGAGTGGATAAGGGCATAGAGACGGACGGCTCTAACCTGAGCGGGGTCAGTGCCAAGTGTGCCTGGGATGACTTGAGCCGACCTCCCGAGGATGAGGACGACAGCCGGAGCATTTGCATTGGGTCACAGCCACGCAGGCTGTCAGACAAAG ACACAGAACAGATTAGAGAGGCCCTGAGGAAAGGACTGGAGATTAAGAGCAAGTCTGTCCTGCCTCCCATCAGCAGTCAGAGGCACAGTCACGACCGGCCACA GAGCCGTAAGAACAGTCTAGAGAGTGAGAGCTCAGCAGCGATTGTCCCTCACGAGTTGGTGCGAACACGACAGCTGGAAAGCGTGCATCTGAAGTTCAACCAGGAGTCTGGGACTCTTCTCCCACTGTGCCTTAG AGGCCGTCTGCTTCATGGCCGACATTTCACATATAAAAGCATTAATGGAGATACAGCAATCACCTTCGTATCCACTGGGGTAGAAGGGGCCTTTGCCACAGAAGAGCATCCGTATGCTGCACATGGACCATGGCTACAG ATACTCCTTACTGAGGAGTTTGTAGAGCAGATGCTAGCTGACATTCAGGATTTGAGCACCCGTGAAGTG TCTAAGCTGCCTAAGGAGTACAGCTGGCCTGATAAGAAGCTAAAGATCTCTGTCCTGCCAGACACAGTGTTTGACAGCCCACTGCAATAA